GTAATTATCCTCAAATAATTGTTGCTTTCACTATAAATGGTAAAAATGGGAATGTAGGGCTGATTTTCGGGGAAGATTTTGTTAAAAGTGCAAAAGGTTATAGGATAGATTTTGAAAAATTTGAAGAAGACGAAAAAATCGTAAAGACCAGCTTGCAGAGCAGGAAGCACAAAATAGATTTTGAAAAATTTGAAGAAGACGAAAAAATTGTGCTTTTAGAGATGAATGCTGCAAGTCCAGGCAGAGCCTGTATAACTTATTATAAAGAACTTTTAGGTTCTCAATATTTAAAAAACATAAAAAATTGGCATAAAAAATATTGTTGGCAGTTTTTAAAAAGAAAAAATAAAAATAGTCAAAAGAAAGAATATCAATATTTTTGTGGAACACCATCAATAAATACGATAGCTAATTCATATTTTTATAAAAAAGATAAGTATTCGGCTGAAAAAAGCGAACAGAATATAAAAAGAAAGCTGATAAGAGACTTAATGCCAAGTGTTTTAGAAAATAAAAATATTCCAGAGTATATAGAAAAACATTTTATTGAAAAGGCTTCAAATCCTGTTGTCTTAAATAATATTCAATGGAAAACAATCTTAAGCATTGCTTGTTCAATATATAAAGGCAATCATTTATATTATGATGAAAATAAAAAAGAGGAGGATTGTTTAATGAGTGTTGACGAAAACTGCAAAGACAGGAACTATCTTTATGGAAGGTTATTGGCTGTGATTGATGATGCTGAAAAAAGTGCGTTGTTAAAACAAAATAAAGAAAATAGTAACGCAAAAGAGACAATAAGATCAACTAATGCTCAAAGACTGATGCGTCAGTTTTCTATAAAACCATTTGAAACTTGGAAATTTTTATATGAAAAATTTAATGATGCTTATAAAAAAAGGCTAAGTGGGGATTGGATAGATAAAAGAATAGCAGATATTAAAGATAAATTTACTTCAATAGAAGAATTTGAAAATAATTTAAAATTAACAGGTTTATATTTGTTAGGTTATTTTCATCAATTAAAAACGATAGAAAATGAAAGAGGAGCTGCGATACAAAATAAAAATAAAAAAGAAAAGGAGTTTTCAAATGACACTGCTAAGTAAAAAAATTGATTTTGTAGTTATATTTAAAGTAAAAAGTGCTAATCCTAATGGAGATCCTCTTAATGAAAATATGCCGAGAACATTGGCAGATGGGATTGGTGAAGTAACAGATGTATGCATTAAAAGAAAAATTAGAAATAGACTATTAGATATGAATAAAGATATTTTTGTTCAATCTGATGATTATAAAAAGGATAAATATAGTTCTTTACAAGAAAGAGCAAACAAAGAAATAGGTGAAATAAGTAAAACTTCTGATTTTTCTACAAAAGCTTGCGAAAAATGGATGGATGTTCGTGCTTTCGGACAAGTTTTTGCTTATGAAAAAGGAAGTTCTATTGGGATCAGGGGTCCAGTGACAATTCGAACTGCTTTTAGCAAAGAACCGATAATTGTTATAAGCGACCAAATAACAAAAAGTGTTAATGGTAAAAGCAATAAAAAAGGCAATGATTCAGATGATGAAGGAATGGCATCTGATAGGATGGGAATGAAACATTGGATAAGAGAAGCGATATATGTTTTTTATGGAGCTATGAATCCTCAATTGGCTGAGAAGACTGCTTTTACTGATGAAGATGCTAAAGACATAAAAGATGTATTACCAAAATTGTTTGAAAAAGATGCTTCTTCGGCGCGACCAGAAGGAAGTATGGAAATATTAAAAGTTATTTGGTTTGAACATAATTCACCGGCTGGACAATACTCTTCTGCAAAAGTTCACGGTTCAATTAAAATTGACAATAGTGGCAATATAGAAAATGAAAAAGATTTAGAAAATGGAACTGTGGAATCAATAAAAGGTTTAAAGGCAGAAATAATTCAAGGTTGGTAAAATAATGTATTGTGAAGACGATTTGCTTCATATAAGAGGAGTACAGCAATTATCTTATTGTAAGCGAAGATGTGCCTTGCTTTTTATTGAACAGCAATGGTCAGATAATTTCTTTACGGCAAAAGGAATTGTTATGCACGATAAAGCTCATGTAGAAAAAATTGAGCATAAAAAAGGCGTAGTTATTGAACGTGATATTTATCTTAAGTCTTATGAGCTTGGATTGATAGGGAAAAGCGATGTTGTGGAGTTTCACAGATCCGGGAATAAATTAATTCCATTTCCTGTTGAATATAAAAGCGGTAAGGCAAAATCTGACAATGTAGATAAAGTTCAGCTTTGTGCGCAGGCTTTGTGTCTTGAAGAAATGATGAATGTTACAATAGAAAGTGGCGCTATATTTTATGGGAAAACTCGCAATCGGCTAAATGTTGAATTTAATAAGTCTTTAAGAGAAGAAACTTTTGCTCTTGCTCAGGAATTTCACAGCTTAGTTGATAGCAGAGAAACTCCAAAACCGGAGTATTCGAAGAAATGTTACAATTGTTCGTTTGAAGAATTATGTCTGCCGGAAATATTTGACAAACAAAAATCTGTAAAAAAATACTTAAAAAAAATTGTAAACAATGAAAAAACTATTTAGCACGCTTTATGTTTCAACTCAAGGGGCATATATATCAAAAGAGCGTGAAAATATTGTAGTTAGTTTACAAAGCAAAGAATTATTTAGAGCGCCAGTTCATCTGATTAATTCAGTTGTTTGTTTTGGAAATATTATGTGTTCGCCTTTTCTTTTGGGGTTATGTGCTGAGAATAATGCTTCTGTAAGTTACTTTACAGAATATGGGAGGTTTATTGCGAAAGTGCAGTCTCCGGTTTCAGGAAATGTACTTTTAAGAAAACAGCAGTATAAATATTCAGATGATGGAAAATTTTGCCTTGAAACAGCCCAATCAGTATTGCTTGGAAAGTTGAGTAACTCAAGAACTGTAATAAATAGAGCTTTAAGAGATCACGAGGATAAAATATCTGATT
This genomic interval from Candidatus Endomicrobiellum trichonymphae contains the following:
- a CDS encoding type I-C CRISPR-associated protein Cas8c/Csd1 produces the protein MSWFQRLYETYGNCVAAQGEFEIAPVAHTNKVCNIEITLNEKAEFIKAEFIKAEFIEAITPIPTTDDNNCLWPLAVDIKTYQKEKDKQGKELKVTYKKLLKEWSDTADIKIQIVNKYIQKNTLIQDLEKKGILWLSEDGKFIEKPKKDITDKYKIFQYVKKQKDAFIRWIVDTGEGLNRNTWEDEAIIESWINFRKQKENKKYKSEIEKTYRKIDKENNIVSRLTDDKICYISGEITDCITTNHPFANGTSKLIAVGDDLVFKGIFEEYYEALSVSFDVSQKAHNTLKWLISKEREQAYRNYPQIIVAFTINGKNGNVGLIFGEDFVKSAKGYRIDFEKFEEDEKIVKTSLQSRKHKIDFEKFEEDEKIVLLEMNAASPGRACITYYKELLGSQYLKNIKNWHKKYCWQFLKRKNKNSQKKEYQYFCGTPSINTIANSYFYKKDKYSAEKSEQNIKRKLIRDLMPSVLENKNIPEYIEKHFIEKASNPVVLNNIQWKTILSIACSIYKGNHLYYDENKKEEDCLMSVDENCKDRNYLYGRLLAVIDDAEKSALLKQNKENSNAKETIRSTNAQRLMRQFSIKPFETWKFLYEKFNDAYKKRLSGDWIDKRIADIKDKFTSIEEFENNLKLTGLYLLGYFHQLKTIENERGAAIQNKNKKEKEFSNDTAK
- the cas7c gene encoding type I-C CRISPR-associated protein Cas7/Csd2, with protein sequence MTLLSKKIDFVVIFKVKSANPNGDPLNENMPRTLADGIGEVTDVCIKRKIRNRLLDMNKDIFVQSDDYKKDKYSSLQERANKEIGEISKTSDFSTKACEKWMDVRAFGQVFAYEKGSSIGIRGPVTIRTAFSKEPIIVISDQITKSVNGKSNKKGNDSDDEGMASDRMGMKHWIREAIYVFYGAMNPQLAEKTAFTDEDAKDIKDVLPKLFEKDASSARPEGSMEILKVIWFEHNSPAGQYSSAKVHGSIKIDNSGNIENEKDLENGTVESIKGLKAEIIQGW
- the cas4 gene encoding CRISPR-associated protein Cas4, whose amino-acid sequence is MYCEDDLLHIRGVQQLSYCKRRCALLFIEQQWSDNFFTAKGIVMHDKAHVEKIEHKKGVVIERDIYLKSYELGLIGKSDVVEFHRSGNKLIPFPVEYKSGKAKSDNVDKVQLCAQALCLEEMMNVTIESGAIFYGKTRNRLNVEFNKSLREETFALAQEFHSLVDSRETPKPEYSKKCYNCSFEELCLPEIFDKQKSVKKYLKKIVNNEKTI